A genomic stretch from Microbacterium proteolyticum includes:
- a CDS encoding PP2C family protein-serine/threonine phosphatase has product MPVRLITAAVSDAGAHRPTNQDAAFAASWGAAVADGVGGGPSGDLASAALVHRLVATRGGGLDADGLLVRIREANWDIRAHVERDPALEGMATTFTGIFLSTTGELLLAHTGDSRAYLLRDGEFSRETRDDSYVQALVDHGIIPPEAAAAHPRRNIITASLGGAEGDVVSVAERPPRVGDRWVLCSDGLTDYVPESDVARLVAEASDPRSAAAAAVALALEAGTRDNVTVVVCDVVDDDDTSTTDPVFFGSAARWFTEDVETA; this is encoded by the coding sequence GTGCCCGTTCGGCTCATCACGGCCGCCGTCTCCGATGCCGGCGCCCACCGTCCCACCAACCAGGACGCCGCCTTCGCGGCGTCCTGGGGTGCGGCGGTGGCAGACGGCGTGGGAGGAGGGCCGTCCGGCGACCTCGCCTCCGCGGCTCTCGTCCACCGTCTCGTCGCGACACGGGGTGGGGGGCTGGATGCCGATGGCCTCCTGGTGCGCATCCGCGAGGCCAACTGGGACATCCGCGCCCACGTCGAACGTGACCCGGCCCTCGAGGGCATGGCGACGACTTTCACGGGGATCTTCCTGAGCACGACCGGTGAGCTCTTGCTCGCGCACACGGGCGACTCTCGTGCGTACCTGCTCCGAGACGGCGAGTTCTCGCGCGAGACCCGAGACGACTCCTACGTTCAGGCTCTGGTGGACCACGGCATCATCCCTCCGGAGGCGGCCGCGGCTCACCCGCGACGCAACATCATCACGGCGTCCCTCGGCGGCGCCGAAGGCGACGTCGTCTCGGTCGCCGAGCGGCCGCCGCGCGTCGGCGACCGCTGGGTGCTCTGCAGCGACGGACTCACCGACTACGTCCCCGAGTCCGACGTCGCCCGCCTCGTGGCCGAGGCATCCGATCCGCGTTCGGCGGCGGCTGCGGCGGTGGCGCTGGCGCTCGAGGCGGGAACGCGCGACAACGTGACGGTCGTCGTCTGCGATGTCGTCGATGACGACGACACCTCCACGACGGATCCGGTGTTCTTCGGATCGGCCGCGCGCTGGTTCACCGAGGACGTCGAAACAGCCTGA
- a CDS encoding cytochrome c oxidase subunit 4, translating into MRTNVNLWWILAVFSFLVAAVYTVWSLLQHGGVEWVGTVALAFLGLMSTMIAFYIGRVLKAQRGELPEDTLTADIDDGDPEMGEFSPWSWWPIVLAASAAIAMIGLAVGTWLVPVGFAVFVVAIVGWVYEYYRGYFAR; encoded by the coding sequence ATGCGTACCAACGTCAACCTGTGGTGGATCCTCGCGGTCTTCTCGTTCCTGGTCGCGGCGGTGTACACCGTCTGGAGCCTGCTGCAGCACGGTGGAGTCGAGTGGGTCGGCACGGTCGCCCTGGCATTCCTGGGCCTCATGTCCACGATGATCGCCTTCTACATCGGGCGCGTCCTCAAGGCGCAGCGCGGTGAGCTGCCCGAAGACACCCTGACCGCCGACATCGACGACGGCGATCCCGAGATGGGCGAGTTCAGCCCGTGGTCGTGGTGGCCGATCGTGCTTGCCGCCTCGGCGGCGATCGCCATGATCGGTCTCGCCGTGGGTACGTGGCTCGTCCCCGTCGGTTTCGCGGTCTTCGTGGTCGCCATCGTCGGTTGGGTGTACGAGTACTACCGCGGGTACTTCGCGCGCTGA
- the ctaD gene encoding aa3-type cytochrome oxidase subunit I codes for MATTLPLQGTGPSRPTTLPPRQAALLSTTRVEQKGNLVVKWITSTDHKTIGYMYLIASVLFFMLGGVMALIIRAELFEPGMQIIPTKEQYNQLFTMHGTVMLLMFATPLFAGFANALLPLQIGAPDVAFPRLNAFAFWLFLFGSTIAVSGFLTPQGAAGFGWFAYQPLANASFSPGVGGNLWMLGLGISGFGTILGAVNFITTVLTMRAPGMTMWRMPIFSWNTLITSILILLAFPVLAAAIFAAAADRVLGAHIYSPENGGVLLWQHLFWFFGHPEVYIIALPFFGIVSEIFPVFSRKPIFGYKTLVYATIAIAALSVAVWAHHMYVTGGVLLPFFALMTMLIAVPTGVKIFNWIGTLWRGSVTFETPMVFALGFLVSFVFGGLTGVILASPPLDFHLSDSYFVVAHFHYVVFGTVVFAMFAGFYFWWPKWTGKMLNERLGMVHFWFLFIGFHMTFLIQHWLGVDGMVRRYADYAAADGWAWENQLSTVGSMILGASMIPFLLNVWITARKAPRVTVDDPWGYGASLEWATSCPPPRHNFTSIPRIRSERPAFDLNHPEAGIPVGVGPAKDAPEAPVVDAADGEVK; via the coding sequence ATGGCCACGACGCTTCCGCTCCAGGGGACAGGGCCCTCGCGGCCCACGACTCTCCCGCCGCGTCAAGCCGCACTGCTGAGCACCACGCGTGTCGAGCAGAAGGGCAACCTGGTCGTCAAGTGGATCACGTCCACCGACCACAAGACGATCGGGTACATGTACCTCATCGCCTCCGTCCTGTTCTTCATGCTCGGCGGCGTGATGGCGCTGATCATCCGCGCCGAGCTCTTCGAGCCCGGCATGCAGATCATCCCGACCAAAGAGCAGTACAACCAGCTGTTCACCATGCACGGCACGGTCATGCTGCTCATGTTCGCGACGCCGCTCTTCGCCGGATTCGCCAACGCGCTGCTGCCGCTGCAGATCGGTGCTCCCGACGTGGCGTTCCCGCGCCTGAACGCGTTCGCGTTCTGGCTCTTCCTCTTCGGCTCCACGATCGCCGTCTCCGGCTTCCTCACGCCGCAGGGCGCGGCGGGCTTCGGCTGGTTCGCGTATCAGCCGCTGGCCAACGCGAGCTTCTCGCCGGGCGTCGGTGGAAACCTGTGGATGCTGGGCCTCGGCATCAGCGGCTTCGGCACGATCCTCGGTGCGGTGAACTTCATCACCACCGTGCTGACGATGCGCGCCCCCGGTATGACCATGTGGCGCATGCCGATCTTCTCGTGGAACACCCTCATCACGAGCATCCTGATCCTGCTCGCCTTCCCGGTCCTCGCTGCCGCGATCTTCGCCGCCGCCGCCGACCGTGTGCTGGGCGCGCACATCTACAGCCCCGAGAACGGCGGTGTCCTGCTGTGGCAGCACCTGTTCTGGTTCTTCGGTCACCCCGAGGTGTACATCATCGCGCTGCCGTTCTTCGGCATCGTGTCGGAGATCTTCCCGGTCTTCAGCCGTAAGCCGATCTTCGGCTACAAGACGCTGGTCTACGCCACCATCGCCATCGCGGCGCTCTCGGTCGCCGTGTGGGCTCACCACATGTACGTCACCGGTGGCGTGCTGCTGCCCTTCTTCGCCCTGATGACGATGCTCATCGCGGTGCCGACGGGTGTGAAGATCTTCAACTGGATCGGAACGCTGTGGCGCGGATCCGTCACGTTCGAGACGCCCATGGTGTTCGCCCTCGGCTTCCTCGTGTCGTTCGTCTTCGGTGGCCTGACCGGCGTCATCCTGGCGTCGCCGCCGCTGGACTTCCACCTGTCCGACTCGTACTTCGTCGTCGCGCACTTCCACTACGTCGTGTTCGGAACCGTCGTGTTCGCGATGTTCGCCGGGTTCTACTTCTGGTGGCCCAAGTGGACGGGCAAGATGCTCAACGAGCGCCTCGGCATGGTCCACTTCTGGTTCCTGTTCATCGGCTTCCACATGACGTTCCTCATCCAGCACTGGCTGGGCGTCGACGGCATGGTGCGCCGCTACGCCGACTACGCTGCCGCTGACGGCTGGGCATGGGAGAACCAGCTGTCGACGGTCGGCTCGATGATCCTCGGTGCATCGATGATCCCGTTCCTGCTGAACGTGTGGATCACGGCGCGCAAGGCTCCGCGCGTGACGGTCGATGACCCCTGGGGCTACGGTGCGTCGCTCGAGTGGGCCACGTCGTGCCCGCCCCCGCGCCACAACTTCACCTCCATCCCGCGTATCCGGAGCGAGCGCCCCGCGTTCGACCTGAACCACCCCGAGGCCGGCATCCCGGTCGGTGTGGGACCGGCGAAGGACGCCCCCGAGGCGCCCGTGGTGGATGCCGCTGACGGAGAGGTCAAGTAA
- the ctaC gene encoding aa3-type cytochrome oxidase subunit II → MPSKRRLRWAALPLGIASVALLSGCTTTQLHGFLPGFVDDGTPATNHTDMVAGLWVNSWIVLLAVGVITWGLMLWSVIAYRRRKGQSGLPVQLRYNMPIEIFYTIVPLILVVGFFAFTARDQNALETQYDDPDVSITAYGKQWAWDFQYNGEEEDNSDAVYSMGVQAIATSDGYDLDDVPTLYLPVNKTVKIDLRSRDVIHSFWIIDFLYKKDMYIGRDNEWSFTPTREGTYEGKCAELCGEYHSAMLFNVKVVSEAEYEDYLDSLRRAGDVGDISDLSRLQNLTTTGTEGNE, encoded by the coding sequence GTGCCCTCCAAACGTCGCCTCCGTTGGGCAGCGCTCCCTCTCGGGATCGCCTCCGTCGCACTCCTCTCGGGCTGCACCACGACCCAGCTGCACGGATTCCTGCCCGGCTTCGTCGATGACGGCACACCCGCCACGAACCACACCGACATGGTCGCCGGTCTCTGGGTCAACTCGTGGATCGTGCTCCTCGCCGTGGGCGTCATCACGTGGGGCCTCATGCTGTGGTCCGTCATCGCGTACCGCCGCCGCAAGGGCCAGTCGGGCCTTCCGGTCCAGCTGCGCTACAACATGCCGATCGAGATCTTCTACACGATCGTCCCGCTCATCCTGGTCGTCGGCTTCTTCGCGTTCACGGCGCGCGACCAGAACGCGCTCGAGACGCAGTACGACGACCCCGACGTGTCGATCACGGCGTACGGCAAGCAGTGGGCCTGGGACTTCCAGTACAACGGCGAAGAGGAAGACAACTCCGACGCCGTGTACTCCATGGGGGTGCAGGCGATCGCCACCTCCGACGGGTACGACCTTGATGACGTGCCCACGCTCTACCTGCCGGTGAACAAGACGGTGAAGATCGACCTCCGCTCGCGCGACGTCATCCACTCGTTCTGGATCATCGACTTCCTCTACAAGAAAGACATGTACATCGGCCGCGACAACGAGTGGTCGTTCACGCCCACTCGCGAGGGCACGTACGAAGGCAAGTGCGCGGAGCTGTGCGGCGAGTACCACTCCGCCATGCTCTTCAACGTCAAGGTCGTCAGCGAGGCCGAGTACGAGGACTACCTCGACTCCCTGCGCCGCGCCGGCGATGTGGGTGACATCAGCGACCTGTCTCGTCTGCAGAACCTGACGACGACCGGTACCGAAGGGAACGAGTGA
- the erpA gene encoding iron-sulfur cluster insertion protein ErpA codes for MTDTTLSSSAETREHGVGLTAAASDKVKSLLSQEGRDDLRLRVAVQPGGCSGLIYQLYFDERYLDGDKVVDFDGVEVIVDDMSVPYLDGASIDFKDTISEQGFTIDNPNAQGSCACGDSFH; via the coding sequence ATGACCGACACCACTCTGTCGTCCTCCGCCGAGACCCGTGAGCACGGCGTGGGCCTGACCGCCGCCGCCTCCGACAAGGTCAAGAGCCTGCTGTCGCAGGAAGGCCGCGACGACCTCCGCCTGCGTGTGGCCGTGCAGCCGGGCGGATGCTCGGGACTCATCTACCAGCTCTACTTCGACGAGCGGTACCTCGACGGCGACAAGGTCGTCGACTTCGACGGCGTCGAGGTCATCGTCGACGACATGAGCGTGCCGTACCTCGACGGTGCGAGCATCGATTTCAAGGACACGATCTCGGAGCAGGGCTTCACGATCGACAACCCCAACGCGCAGGGATCCTGCGCCTGCGGCGACAGCTTCCACTGA
- a CDS encoding dipeptidase has translation MTLDLSRQEAVQNAADAGVPAALADLGSLVRIPSIAWPAFDQSALVRSADAVAALLEGTGVFDTVKVARAAIPGTDEMGQPAVLASRAARNGRPTVLLYAHHDVQPPGDESLWDSPPFQPTVRDGRLYGRGAADDKAGVMAHVGAIRAVAEVLGDDLDLGLAVFIEGEEEFGSRSFAQFLADNADVLRSDVIVVADSGNWDERTPGLTVSLRGNARFTLTVRTLAHASHSGMMGGAVPDAMLATVKLLATLWDVDGAVAVEGLAVRDAETPAYDETTLRAESGLLDDVSPIGRDSILSRIWNKPAITITGWDATPVASASNTLAPETRVVISARVAPGQDAEEAFAAVEKHLRAHAPFGAQLEFSDVDCGDSFLVDTSGWAVEEARAAFADGYGVESVDVGVGGSIPFIADLVREFPAAQILVTGVEDPHARAHSPNESLHLATFRNALVSEALLLARLNERTV, from the coding sequence ATGACCCTCGACCTGTCCCGGCAGGAGGCTGTGCAGAACGCAGCCGACGCCGGTGTTCCCGCCGCCCTCGCCGATCTCGGCTCGCTCGTGCGCATCCCCTCGATCGCCTGGCCCGCCTTCGACCAGTCCGCCCTGGTGAGAAGCGCCGACGCCGTCGCGGCCCTCCTCGAGGGCACGGGCGTCTTCGACACCGTGAAGGTCGCGCGGGCCGCCATCCCCGGCACCGACGAGATGGGTCAGCCTGCCGTCCTGGCATCGCGCGCCGCGCGCAATGGACGTCCGACGGTGCTGCTCTACGCCCACCACGACGTGCAGCCTCCCGGCGACGAGTCGCTGTGGGACTCCCCGCCGTTCCAGCCGACGGTGCGCGACGGTCGGCTCTACGGTCGCGGCGCCGCCGATGACAAGGCGGGCGTCATGGCGCACGTCGGCGCGATCCGCGCGGTCGCCGAGGTGCTCGGCGATGATCTCGATCTCGGTCTCGCCGTCTTCATCGAGGGGGAGGAGGAGTTCGGCTCCCGCTCGTTCGCGCAGTTCCTCGCCGACAATGCCGATGTGCTCCGCTCCGACGTCATCGTCGTGGCCGACTCCGGCAACTGGGACGAGCGGACCCCCGGCCTCACGGTGTCGCTGCGCGGCAACGCCCGGTTCACGCTGACGGTGCGCACCCTCGCACACGCGTCGCACTCCGGCATGATGGGCGGCGCGGTCCCGGATGCCATGCTCGCCACGGTGAAACTGCTCGCGACTCTGTGGGACGTCGACGGCGCGGTCGCCGTCGAGGGCCTCGCCGTGCGCGACGCCGAGACTCCCGCCTACGACGAGACCACCCTGCGGGCGGAGTCGGGTCTGCTCGACGATGTCAGTCCCATCGGGCGCGACTCGATCCTCAGCCGCATCTGGAACAAGCCGGCCATCACGATCACCGGCTGGGACGCCACGCCCGTGGCGTCGGCATCCAACACCCTCGCTCCCGAGACGCGCGTCGTCATCAGCGCGCGCGTCGCGCCCGGTCAGGATGCCGAGGAGGCCTTCGCCGCGGTCGAGAAGCACCTGCGCGCTCACGCGCCGTTCGGGGCGCAGCTGGAGTTCAGCGACGTCGACTGCGGCGACTCGTTCCTGGTCGACACCAGCGGATGGGCCGTCGAGGAGGCCCGGGCGGCCTTCGCAGACGGATACGGCGTCGAATCGGTGGACGTCGGGGTCGGGGGGTCCATCCCCTTCATCGCCGACCTCGTCCGGGAGTTCCCGGCGGCTCAGATCCTCGTCACGGGGGTGGAGGACCCGCACGCACGAGCCCACAGCCCGAACGAGTCCTTGCATCTCGCCACGTTCCGCAACGCACTGGTCTCCGAGGCCCTGCTGCTCGCCCGGCTGAACGAACGCACCGTCTGA
- a CDS encoding DUF3043 domain-containing protein: MAKSSAPAPNDTPVDPTDSGTGKGRATPSRAEQEAARKRPLVPDTKEAKARARAELAAQREKARIGMAAGEERYLPARDRGPQRRFARDFVDAGWHLGEGVMPFMVLVIVATLIPASFFQYWSFVALWIFILFVVGDMIITSIRVKKAAKEKFGETKLEKGLGWYAAMRTVQMRFMRLPKAQVKRGQYPV, translated from the coding sequence GTGGCCAAGTCTTCCGCCCCCGCCCCCAACGACACCCCCGTCGACCCGACGGACAGTGGCACGGGCAAGGGCCGCGCGACCCCGTCGCGCGCCGAGCAGGAGGCCGCGCGCAAGCGCCCCCTCGTGCCCGACACCAAGGAGGCGAAGGCTCGCGCCCGTGCCGAATTGGCCGCGCAGCGCGAGAAGGCCCGCATCGGCATGGCCGCCGGCGAAGAGCGCTATCTGCCGGCGCGCGATCGCGGTCCGCAGCGTCGCTTCGCGCGCGACTTCGTGGATGCCGGATGGCACCTCGGCGAGGGCGTCATGCCGTTCATGGTGCTCGTCATCGTCGCGACGCTGATCCCCGCGTCGTTCTTCCAGTACTGGTCGTTCGTGGCGCTGTGGATCTTCATCCTCTTCGTGGTCGGCGACATGATCATCACCTCCATCCGCGTCAAGAAGGCCGCGAAGGAGAAGTTCGGCGAGACCAAGCTCGAGAAGGGCCTCGGCTGGTACGCGGCGATGCGCACCGTGCAGATGCGCTTCATGCGTCTGCCTAAGGCTCAGGTCAAGCGCGGGCAGTACCCGGTCTGA
- a CDS encoding quinone-dependent dihydroorotate dehydrogenase translates to MYPLLFRTVLTRLDPEFAHHLGALVIRAAGVEPVASVVRRFTAPGPEQRVRALGLDFPSPFGVAAGFDKNVTMGRGLGALGFGHVEVGTVTALPQPGNPKPRLFRLVADRAVINRMGFNNDGAAAAAAKLRRLRRSRTRPVIGVNIGKSRVVAVEDATTDYVRSAKLLAPLADYLVVNVSSPNTPGLRGLQAVETLRPLLTEVRDAAGSTPLLVKIAPDLDDAEVQDIARLAVDAGLAGIIATNTTIERSGLRTDPAVVEAAGVGGLSGAPLKKRAADVLRLVREAVPADFVVISAGGVETADDVRERLAAGATLVQGYTGFLYRGPLWARQINRGLARAR, encoded by the coding sequence ATGTATCCCCTTCTCTTCCGCACGGTCCTCACCCGCCTCGATCCCGAGTTCGCGCACCACCTCGGAGCGCTCGTCATCCGTGCCGCGGGCGTCGAGCCGGTGGCATCCGTCGTCCGTCGCTTCACGGCCCCCGGACCCGAGCAGCGGGTGCGCGCCCTCGGGCTGGACTTCCCCTCGCCGTTCGGCGTCGCCGCGGGTTTCGACAAGAACGTCACGATGGGAAGGGGCCTCGGCGCCCTGGGCTTCGGGCACGTCGAGGTGGGGACGGTCACCGCGCTCCCGCAGCCGGGCAACCCCAAGCCCCGCCTGTTCCGTCTCGTCGCCGACCGTGCGGTGATCAACCGCATGGGCTTCAACAACGACGGTGCCGCGGCGGCCGCCGCCAAGCTCCGCCGTCTGCGGCGCTCGCGCACGCGGCCCGTGATCGGCGTCAACATCGGCAAGAGCCGCGTCGTCGCCGTCGAGGACGCCACCACCGATTACGTCCGCAGTGCGAAACTGCTCGCCCCTCTGGCTGACTACCTCGTCGTCAACGTGTCGTCGCCCAACACCCCGGGCCTGCGCGGACTGCAAGCCGTCGAGACGCTGCGTCCGCTGCTGACGGAGGTTCGGGATGCCGCGGGCTCGACGCCCCTGCTCGTGAAGATCGCGCCCGACCTCGACGACGCCGAGGTGCAGGACATCGCGCGTCTCGCGGTGGACGCGGGGTTGGCGGGCATCATCGCCACGAACACCACCATCGAGCGTTCGGGGCTTCGCACCGACCCGGCCGTGGTCGAGGCCGCGGGTGTCGGCGGCCTCTCGGGTGCGCCCCTGAAGAAGCGCGCTGCCGACGTGCTCCGACTCGTCCGTGAAGCCGTCCCGGCGGACTTCGTCGTGATCTCGGCCGGGGGAGTGGAGACCGCCGACGACGTGCGCGAGCGCCTCGCCGCCGGCGCGACCCTCGTCCAGGGCTATACCGGCTTCCTCTACCGCGGCCCGCTGTGGGCGCGGCAGATCAACCGCGGTCTCGCCCGCGCCCGCTGA
- the nrdR gene encoding transcriptional regulator NrdR yields MHCPFCRNPDSRVIDSRTSDDGLSIRRRRQCPKCGGRFSTVETASLNVIKRSGVVEPFSREKVMSGVRKACQGRPVTDADLAVLAQRVEEAIRQTGSSQIEANEIGLSILGPLRDLDEVAYLRFASVYQAFDSLEDFDAAIAQLRADHAMRGTDPADDEHDGRPVA; encoded by the coding sequence GTGCACTGCCCGTTCTGCCGCAACCCGGATTCCCGCGTCATCGACTCGCGCACGAGCGACGACGGTCTGAGCATCCGGCGACGCCGGCAGTGCCCGAAATGCGGCGGGCGTTTCTCCACCGTCGAGACGGCGAGTCTGAACGTGATCAAACGCTCGGGTGTCGTGGAACCCTTCAGTCGAGAGAAGGTCATGTCGGGCGTACGCAAGGCGTGCCAGGGACGACCCGTGACCGATGCCGACCTCGCCGTGCTCGCTCAGCGCGTGGAGGAGGCGATCCGCCAGACCGGGTCGTCGCAGATCGAGGCGAACGAGATCGGACTGTCGATCCTCGGACCGCTCCGCGACCTCGACGAGGTCGCGTACCTGCGTTTCGCGAGCGTGTACCAGGCGTTCGACTCCCTCGAGGACTTCGACGCCGCCATCGCGCAGCTCCGCGCCGATCACGCCATGCGCGGCACCGACCCCGCGGACGACGAGCACGATGGGCGTCCAGTAGCCTGA